One Weissella coleopterorum DNA segment encodes these proteins:
- the rihC gene encoding ribonucleoside hydrolase RihC, with protein MIMKKEALILDMDPGIDDAVALSIALTRPEFDLKLLTGVAGNVSVEKTTANLLKLAEFFNRTDIPVAMGAKAPLRREFKDASYIHGASGMPGYDFPEITHQPIEADAVEAMYQVLNDAPEPLTIVATGSYTNIALLLNQHPEIKPKIKRLVLMGGSLSGGNVSSVAEFNVFTDPDAADIVFNSGLDITMIGLDVTLKALLSNQSIQDVAKVGEVGKMISGVMTAYNDVEDDGKPMHDVNTILFLLHPEFFTLEDHMIYVITDGPAIGGTIADTQDRWSNGQLNAHVAVDIDAQAFEKWFLAEIPHMNQMKDNPIK; from the coding sequence ATGATAATGAAAAAAGAAGCTTTAATTTTAGATATGGACCCTGGAATTGATGATGCAGTTGCCCTTTCAATTGCATTAACTCGACCCGAATTTGATTTAAAATTATTAACAGGAGTTGCCGGGAATGTCAGTGTTGAAAAAACCACAGCTAATTTATTAAAATTAGCAGAATTCTTTAACCGAACTGATATTCCGGTCGCAATGGGTGCTAAAGCCCCATTGCGACGTGAATTTAAAGATGCTTCGTATATTCATGGTGCCTCTGGTATGCCAGGCTATGATTTCCCTGAAATCACACATCAACCAATTGAGGCTGATGCCGTTGAAGCAATGTACCAGGTATTAAATGATGCTCCAGAGCCATTAACAATTGTAGCGACTGGTTCATATACCAATATTGCTTTATTACTAAATCAACATCCTGAAATCAAACCCAAAATTAAGCGCCTTGTTCTCATGGGTGGCTCATTATCAGGTGGAAACGTTTCGTCTGTTGCCGAATTTAACGTCTTCACTGATCCTGATGCGGCAGATATCGTCTTTAACAGCGGTTTAGATATTACCATGATCGGACTAGACGTGACCTTAAAGGCACTCTTGTCAAATCAATCGATTCAAGATGTCGCTAAAGTTGGTGAAGTTGGTAAAATGATTTCAGGTGTCATGACCGCCTACAATGATGTCGAAGATGATGGTAAACCAATGCACGATGTAAATACCATTTTATTCCTCTTACACCCCGAATTTTTCACGCTCGAAGACCATATGATTTACGTCATTACTGACGGTCCAGCGATTGGTGGTACCATTGCTGATACTCAAGATCGTTGGTCAAACGGACAACTAAATGCCCATGTTGCCGTTGATATTGATGCTCAAGCCTTTGAAAAGTGGTTCTTAGCAGAAATTCCGCATATGAATCAAATGAAAGACAATCCCATCAAATAA
- a CDS encoding FtsB family cell division protein, producing MVQRIQKNNNIQPLDSAGARFIQYNSEKQRIHMRQVHRRRTKLIYGMAVVFCSVIMVTGIGNYLQLRTAEAQSLKVEQQVKKAKTENKRLVALKNNLQNEDYVEQYVRQHYMYTKAGEVVFNLPDK from the coding sequence ATGGTCCAACGTATTCAAAAAAATAATAACATTCAACCTTTGGATTCCGCTGGTGCTCGTTTTATTCAATATAATTCAGAGAAGCAACGAATTCATATGCGTCAAGTTCATCGTCGACGTACCAAATTAATTTATGGAATGGCGGTGGTCTTTTGTAGTGTCATTATGGTAACTGGGATTGGTAATTACTTACAGCTAAGGACTGCTGAGGCACAGAGTTTAAAAGTTGAACAACAAGTAAAAAAAGCTAAAACTGAAAATAAGCGTTTAGTCGCTTTGAAAAATAATCTTCAAAATGAAGATTATGTTGAGCAGTATGTTCGACAACATTATATGTATACTAAAGCAGGTGAAGTGGTTTTTAATTTACCTGATAAATAA
- a CDS encoding nucleoside hydrolase, translating into MATKKMILDLDTGIDDALALALAVEDPRVDLIGIISSYGNTLIETAGQNSLDLLHLLQADDVPVYLGENHSSTTQSFETMPISMAIHGDNGIGNIELEPATKPIETQSGVQFLIEAAHEYGYDLIYLPTGPLTNLAAAIRQDPTVAELIGQTTLMGGALTVPGNVTPFTEANINQDPEAADYVFTHQKNITMVGLDVTLRTLLTKEHTKAWRELGTLAGTQYADMMDYYIDAYDTLDIDHRGAALHDPLAVAVSIDPNYVTTIDLNLRVTYDRESGDYGRTIGDKQRLLDSTTTKVAVNVDNERFVRDFQDFMLDILKN; encoded by the coding sequence ATGGCAACGAAAAAAATGATTTTAGATTTAGATACGGGAATTGACGACGCGTTAGCGCTGGCGTTGGCTGTCGAAGATCCCAGAGTAGACTTAATTGGAATTATTTCTTCATACGGAAACACCTTAATTGAAACTGCTGGCCAAAATTCATTAGATTTATTACATCTCTTACAAGCAGATGATGTTCCTGTTTATTTAGGTGAAAATCATTCATCAACGACTCAATCATTTGAAACGATGCCCATCTCGATGGCAATTCATGGTGATAATGGAATTGGAAACATTGAATTAGAACCAGCCACGAAGCCAATTGAAACCCAATCTGGTGTACAATTCTTAATTGAAGCTGCACATGAATATGGTTATGATTTAATTTATTTACCAACCGGACCACTAACAAATCTCGCAGCAGCAATCCGACAAGATCCAACTGTAGCAGAGTTAATTGGTCAAACTACTCTGATGGGGGGCGCTTTGACCGTTCCTGGTAATGTAACTCCTTTTACAGAAGCCAACATTAATCAAGATCCCGAAGCAGCTGACTATGTTTTCACACATCAAAAAAACATCACAATGGTTGGGTTAGATGTCACGCTTCGAACCCTTCTCACTAAAGAACATACTAAAGCTTGGCGGGAATTAGGAACTTTAGCCGGAACACAATATGCCGATATGATGGATTATTATATTGACGCTTATGACACACTTGATATCGATCACCGTGGGGCCGCTTTACATGATCCACTAGCAGTGGCGGTGTCAATTGATCCAAATTATGTCACTACCATTGATCTCAATTTACGGGTAACGTATGATCGTGAATCTGGCGACTATGGTCGAACCATTGGTGACAAACAAAGGCTCTTAGATTCAACCACGACAAAAGTGGCCGTCAATGTTGATAACGAACGTTTTGTCCGTGACTTCCAAGATTTCATGTTAGATATTTTAAAAAATTAA
- the rpiA gene encoding ribose-5-phosphate isomerase RpiA → MNAQDLNKKKAAEFAAQYIEDGMTVGLGTGSTVAFFLDALAEKKIDFIGVTTSNRTAARGAELGMKIVDVDEVDHIDVTVDGADEVDTYLNGIKGGGAALLMEKIVAKNSNKNIWIVDQSKVKPVLGTFPLPVEVVPYGSGQLARKFEREGLNPTLRLDQAGKTLVTDGGHYILDLHLDGIASPECLSDYLSKEVGVVDHGLFLNTADIVIVGGDKIEVKERKN, encoded by the coding sequence ATGAATGCACAAGATTTAAATAAGAAAAAAGCTGCTGAATTTGCGGCACAATATATTGAAGATGGAATGACAGTAGGTCTAGGAACTGGTTCAACGGTCGCTTTTTTCTTGGATGCTTTGGCTGAAAAGAAAATTGATTTTATTGGAGTGACAACTTCAAACCGGACAGCTGCCCGCGGTGCTGAATTGGGGATGAAGATCGTTGATGTTGACGAAGTGGATCATATTGATGTCACTGTGGATGGGGCTGATGAAGTTGATACTTATTTGAATGGAATCAAGGGCGGCGGTGCTGCATTATTGATGGAAAAAATTGTTGCTAAGAATTCAAATAAAAATATTTGGATTGTTGACCAAAGTAAGGTGAAGCCTGTTTTGGGAACATTCCCATTGCCGGTTGAAGTCGTTCCTTACGGAAGTGGGCAGTTAGCTCGTAAATTTGAGCGCGAAGGATTGAATCCTACACTTCGCTTGGATCAAGCCGGGAAGACTTTAGTGACAGATGGTGGTCACTATATCTTAGATTTGCATTTAGATGGAATTGCTAGTCCAGAATGTCTTTCAGATTACTTATCAAAGGAAGTTGGGGTTGTGGATCATGGTTTGTTCTTGAACACGGCAGATATTGTAATTGTTGGTGGAGA
- the ftsH gene encoding ATP-dependent zinc metalloprotease FtsH codes for MKNRPSGNFVRQSLFYVIMLLAVLGLVYWVIGPKDTNTVKKIETSTFIKQLNDKKIKSIEIKPGAGVYDIKGDYRNPQTEKVTAAKEGTLMAKVLGNAKPKVTSFEVNALPNDSTVKAINQAASKTNTKISTQPEDSNVWGSLLVTVLPMVFMIGFLWLMMSGMGQGGRGGSGGMMNIGKSKAKPADPEENKIRFGDVAGAEEEKQELVEVVEFLRSPSKFTKLGAKIPKGVLLEGPPGTGKTLLARAVAGEAAVPFFSISGSDFVEMFVGVGASRVRDLFENAKKSAPSIIFIDEIDAVGRKRGSGMGGGNDEREQTLNQMLIEMDGFSGNEGVIVIAATNRSDVLDPALLRPGRFDRKILVGQPDVKGREAILKVHAKDKPLGPDVDLKEVAKQTPGFVGADLANLLNEAALLAARQNKKVIEADDVDEAEDRVIAGPAKKDRVVSAKERETVAYHEAGHAIVGLVLNEARVVHKVTIVPRGRAGGYAIMLPREDQMLMSKDNAEDQIAGLMGGRAAEMVMFKQQSSGASNDFEQATGIARAMVTEYGMSDKLGMVQLAKNGQSFNNPYGEGAPYSESTAQLIDEEVRRLTTEGYARAHDIIVQYQDKHEAIAKALLEFETLDEKQILSLYETGKMPATNEVESDDDQPMSYEEAKQVASQKVSQAVEEHKEERKESQGDAETLYPRD; via the coding sequence ATGAAGAATCGCCCAAGTGGTAATTTTGTTCGACAAAGCTTATTTTATGTGATTATGCTTCTAGCAGTATTAGGATTAGTTTATTGGGTGATTGGACCTAAGGATACTAATACCGTTAAGAAGATTGAGACTTCAACATTTATTAAGCAGTTGAATGATAAGAAAATTAAGTCAATTGAAATCAAGCCAGGTGCTGGCGTTTATGATATTAAAGGTGATTATCGTAATCCACAGACGGAGAAAGTCACAGCAGCTAAAGAAGGAACGTTAATGGCTAAAGTTTTGGGGAATGCTAAACCCAAAGTAACTTCATTTGAAGTTAATGCTTTGCCAAACGATTCAACAGTTAAGGCAATCAACCAAGCAGCATCGAAGACGAATACTAAGATTAGTACTCAACCTGAAGATTCAAATGTTTGGGGATCCTTACTTGTAACGGTCTTACCAATGGTCTTCATGATTGGGTTCCTATGGCTCATGATGAGTGGTATGGGACAAGGTGGCCGTGGTGGTTCCGGTGGTATGATGAATATCGGAAAATCAAAAGCTAAGCCTGCAGATCCAGAGGAAAATAAGATTCGATTTGGTGATGTGGCTGGAGCTGAAGAAGAAAAACAAGAATTGGTGGAAGTGGTCGAATTCCTACGTAGCCCAAGTAAATTCACTAAATTAGGGGCTAAAATTCCAAAAGGGGTCCTTCTTGAGGGCCCTCCTGGAACAGGTAAAACTTTGTTGGCGCGTGCCGTCGCTGGTGAAGCAGCCGTACCTTTCTTTTCAATTTCTGGTTCTGACTTTGTGGAGATGTTTGTCGGAGTTGGAGCTAGTCGAGTTCGTGATTTATTTGAAAATGCGAAGAAATCTGCCCCATCAATTATCTTTATTGATGAAATTGATGCAGTTGGACGGAAGCGTGGCTCAGGAATGGGTGGTGGTAATGACGAACGGGAACAAACATTGAATCAAATGTTGATTGAGATGGACGGTTTCTCAGGTAATGAAGGAGTGATTGTGATTGCGGCAACCAATCGTTCAGACGTCTTGGATCCCGCCTTGCTCCGCCCTGGTCGTTTTGACCGAAAGATTTTAGTGGGACAACCGGATGTCAAGGGCCGCGAAGCTATTTTAAAGGTTCACGCCAAAGACAAGCCTTTAGGTCCAGATGTGGATTTGAAGGAAGTAGCCAAGCAAACGCCTGGTTTTGTAGGAGCTGATTTAGCTAACCTTTTGAATGAAGCTGCTTTGCTCGCGGCTCGTCAGAATAAAAAGGTAATTGAAGCTGATGATGTTGATGAAGCTGAGGATCGTGTAATTGCTGGTCCAGCGAAAAAGGATCGAGTTGTTTCAGCTAAGGAACGTGAAACTGTCGCATACCATGAAGCGGGACACGCAATTGTTGGTTTGGTTTTGAATGAAGCTCGTGTTGTACACAAGGTGACGATTGTTCCACGTGGTCGCGCAGGTGGTTACGCTATTATGCTGCCACGTGAAGATCAGATGTTGATGTCAAAGGATAATGCAGAAGATCAAATCGCCGGTTTGATGGGTGGTCGTGCGGCTGAAATGGTAATGTTTAAGCAACAATCTTCTGGGGCTTCAAATGATTTTGAACAAGCAACCGGAATTGCTCGAGCTATGGTTACAGAATATGGAATGTCTGACAAATTGGGAATGGTTCAATTGGCTAAAAATGGTCAATCATTCAATAACCCGTATGGTGAGGGGGCTCCTTATTCAGAGTCCACAGCACAATTAATTGACGAAGAAGTTCGTCGATTAACAACTGAGGGATATGCGCGTGCACACGATATTATTGTACAATATCAAGATAAGCACGAGGCGATTGCAAAGGCATTGCTTGAATTTGAAACTTTGGATGAGAAGCAAATTCTCAGCTTGTATGAAACTGGAAAGATGCCAGCTACCAACGAAGTGGAATCAGATGACGATCAGCCAATGTCTTATGAAGAAGCTAAACAAGTTGCGAGCCAAAAGGTATCACAAGCAGTTGAAGAGCACAAAGAAGAACGTAAAGAATCACAAGGTGATGCTGAAACTTTGTATCCGCGTGATTAA
- a CDS encoding NupC/NupG family nucleoside CNT transporter translates to MYLLINIVGVFVTLGVAYLFSRDKKNIQWKSVGIVTALQLFLAWFFVNFSIGRQAVVAAANGFNWLVATAYKGIAFALPEWVSTTIPGAGGTLDGPMNFVTSALMPILLVVPLFDILTYIGFLPWVVKWIGRGLSFITGQPKFEAFFSVEMMFLGNTEVLAVSKAQLNQMSGTRNLTLALMSMSCVTASIIGAYTQMMPGQYVLTAVPLNILGAIVISAILNPIKLDPEEDVVVEINEPVEVAQADGTMKMERPKKEPFFSFLGDSILSAGKLILIIFASVVAFVALANLIDRLFSLTGFSWLSLENIFGVVMFPFAWLLGFNPHDAFEIAQYMGTKLVTNEFVVMGEVSKSVMAGTGLFANKHAVAVLTVFVTSFANFSTVGMIIGAFKGLVSREKVDLISKNVPLMLVSGILVSLLSAGMAGLFAW, encoded by the coding sequence ATGTACTTACTCATTAATATTGTCGGGGTTTTTGTCACACTGGGAGTAGCCTACCTCTTCTCACGTGATAAAAAGAATATCCAATGGAAATCCGTTGGAATTGTGACCGCATTGCAATTATTTTTAGCCTGGTTCTTTGTGAACTTCAGCATTGGTCGTCAAGCCGTTGTTGCTGCTGCAAATGGTTTCAACTGGTTAGTTGCTACTGCCTACAAAGGAATCGCATTTGCTCTTCCAGAGTGGGTTTCTACCACAATTCCTGGTGCCGGTGGAACTTTAGACGGGCCAATGAATTTCGTAACTTCTGCCTTAATGCCAATCTTATTGGTTGTCCCACTATTTGATATTTTAACTTATATTGGTTTCCTTCCATGGGTAGTTAAGTGGATTGGTCGGGGATTATCATTTATTACTGGTCAACCTAAATTCGAAGCTTTTTTCTCAGTTGAAATGATGTTCTTAGGAAACACCGAAGTTTTGGCTGTGTCTAAGGCTCAATTAAACCAAATGAGCGGAACTCGTAACTTAACCTTGGCTTTGATGTCAATGAGCTGTGTTACTGCTTCAATCATTGGTGCATATACCCAAATGATGCCTGGTCAATACGTTTTGACGGCTGTTCCTTTGAATATCTTAGGTGCCATCGTAATTTCTGCCATTTTGAATCCCATTAAGTTGGATCCAGAAGAAGATGTTGTTGTCGAAATTAATGAACCCGTTGAAGTGGCCCAAGCTGATGGAACCATGAAAATGGAACGTCCAAAGAAAGAACCTTTCTTCTCATTCTTGGGTGATTCAATTTTGAGTGCTGGTAAGTTGATCTTAATTATCTTTGCATCTGTTGTTGCATTCGTAGCATTAGCCAACTTGATCGATCGCTTATTCTCATTAACTGGCTTTAGCTGGCTTTCACTTGAAAATATCTTTGGTGTTGTAATGTTCCCATTTGCATGGTTACTAGGTTTCAACCCTCACGATGCTTTCGAAATTGCTCAATATATGGGAACTAAGCTAGTAACTAACGAATTCGTTGTGATGGGAGAGGTCTCAAAGAGTGTTATGGCTGGAACTGGTTTGTTTGCTAATAAGCATGCGGTTGCCGTATTAACAGTCTTTGTTACTTCATTTGCTAACTTCTCAACCGTTGGAATGATCATTGGTGCCTTCAAGGGATTGGTATCTCGCGAAAAAGTTGATTTGATTTCTAAAAACGTACCTTTGATGTTAGTATCAGGAATTTTGGTTTCACTGCTTTCTGCGGGAATGGCCGGATTATTTGCCTGGTAA
- the rbsR gene encoding ribose utilization transcriptional repressor RbsR — protein sequence MKKASIKDVAKLAGVSIATVSQIINNKKERFSDETIHKVITARNELGYIPNIAAKRLKGGTSPLIGVLIPSFRMPFFADLIQSMQVDGPENVDLVFMGANEENLETSIYSLIERGADALIFGRPIPEHQQVIEFLNKRNVPYLSLDQSADLDAKDQVMVREWQGGKMAARHLLELGHKKIALLMADDMTDNMHQREAGFIAALLEGGLHPVDNIKTNLSKHGGMMAAEKVIETGATAIFALNDEIAVGLIRGLYNHGVSVPNDISVVGYDDTDYAEFFVPALTTIRQPVQQIGIDALNMIINRLADHDLPQQNETLDLQLIVRESSIPPRVMD from the coding sequence ATGAAAAAAGCTTCGATTAAGGATGTTGCAAAGCTTGCAGGTGTTTCCATTGCAACAGTTTCGCAAATAATAAATAATAAAAAAGAGCGCTTTTCTGATGAAACAATTCATAAAGTCATTACGGCCAGAAATGAACTAGGGTATATTCCTAACATTGCTGCTAAACGTTTAAAAGGGGGGACTAGTCCCTTAATTGGGGTCTTAATTCCCTCGTTTCGGATGCCTTTTTTTGCTGACTTGATTCAAAGTATGCAAGTAGATGGACCTGAAAACGTTGATTTGGTATTTATGGGGGCCAATGAAGAGAATTTAGAGACTTCGATTTATTCACTGATTGAACGAGGAGCTGATGCTTTAATATTTGGGCGACCGATTCCAGAGCATCAACAAGTTATTGAATTTTTAAATAAAAGAAATGTTCCATACCTTTCATTAGATCAGAGCGCGGATCTCGACGCTAAGGATCAAGTAATGGTTCGTGAATGGCAAGGCGGAAAGATGGCGGCTCGTCATTTATTAGAATTAGGACATAAAAAAATTGCTTTGTTAATGGCCGATGATATGACCGATAATATGCATCAACGGGAAGCTGGTTTTATTGCTGCATTATTGGAAGGGGGACTTCACCCGGTTGATAATATTAAGACTAATTTGTCAAAACATGGGGGAATGATGGCGGCTGAAAAAGTAATTGAGACGGGGGCCACAGCAATCTTTGCTTTAAATGATGAAATCGCAGTAGGGTTAATTAGGGGATTGTATAATCATGGAGTCAGTGTTCCTAATGATATATCAGTCGTTGGATATGATGATACGGATTATGCTGAATTTTTTGTACCAGCATTAACAACGATTCGCCAACCTGTTCAGCAAATTGGAATTGACGCATTAAATATGATTATCAATCGTTTGGCTGATCATGATTTGCCACAACAAAATGAGACGTTAGATTTGCAACTAATAGTTCGTGAATCAAGTATTCCCCCGCGGGTGATGGATTGA
- the tilS gene encoding tRNA lysidine(34) synthetase TilS, with protein sequence MKLIKELQDAQLFNANEHVVVALSGGFDSLHLATWLTDGGLPGNLQPKVSVIYINHQLRADADQEEQFVQTWLEAHRQRFAHVAIKRINWEEVPQHGIEEQARDRRYALLKQQALEWGTRIIVTAHHQDDQVETILFKLARGAQLSQLMGMPMQQLRDGLDIRRPFLNLAKTDLPQLVKQPILEVIEDSSNYDQTYARNRLRQGIIPELKQINKGFSKHLLKTVDQLGALLNLAEPLLAKQAEQMELGTFSWQTTDSDLQILILQKWMKNQEQYEVKDQQLYQIMQLMKNPNVNRGSVQISHNLQAIRNKRQLTLQKVINQSDLIDNS encoded by the coding sequence ATGAAGCTAATTAAAGAATTACAAGATGCCCAGTTATTTAATGCAAATGAGCATGTCGTTGTTGCCTTATCTGGTGGGTTTGATTCATTGCATTTGGCGACTTGGTTGACGGACGGGGGATTACCCGGTAATTTACAGCCAAAAGTGAGTGTGATTTATATTAATCATCAACTTCGGGCGGATGCAGACCAAGAAGAACAATTTGTCCAAACTTGGCTTGAGGCGCATCGCCAAAGGTTTGCTCATGTTGCGATTAAACGTATTAATTGGGAAGAAGTTCCTCAACATGGAATTGAAGAACAAGCTCGAGACCGGCGTTATGCTCTTCTTAAGCAACAAGCCTTAGAATGGGGGACGCGGATTATTGTAACCGCACATCATCAAGATGATCAGGTGGAAACCATTTTATTTAAGCTCGCAAGAGGGGCGCAACTATCTCAACTAATGGGAATGCCTATGCAACAATTACGGGATGGATTAGATATTAGGCGACCATTTTTAAACTTGGCTAAAACTGATTTGCCACAATTAGTTAAGCAACCAATTTTAGAGGTAATTGAAGATAGTTCAAATTATGATCAAACGTATGCCCGTAATCGTCTGCGCCAAGGAATTATTCCTGAATTAAAACAAATTAATAAAGGTTTTTCAAAGCATCTTTTAAAAACAGTTGATCAATTAGGGGCATTATTAAACTTAGCTGAACCACTTTTAGCTAAGCAAGCCGAGCAAATGGAATTAGGCACATTTTCGTGGCAAACTACCGATTCAGATTTACAAATTTTAATTTTACAAAAGTGGATGAAGAATCAAGAACAGTATGAAGTTAAAGATCAACAGTTGTATCAAATTATGCAACTAATGAAAAATCCGAATGTTAATCGTGGTTCGGTGCAAATTTCGCATAATTTACAAGCAATTAGAAATAAACGTCAATTAACCTTACAAAAAGTCATAAATCAATCAGATTTAATTGATAATTCGTGA
- the hpt gene encoding hypoxanthine phosphoribosyltransferase has protein sequence MDNDIERVLYSQEAIAEAAQRVGKQLAHDYENKTPIILVVLKGAALWAVDVMRYMEYTEVEFINVSSYNGGITSSGDVSLVTDIQSDVKNRDVIIMEDIVDTGRSLKFMKELLVQRGANSVKTASLLDKKEGRVVKEDVEYIGFDVPKAFVVGYGLDYSVDDKELYRNLPYVGILKKEVYAPEHADLVDHEITPTH, from the coding sequence ATGGATAACGATATCGAGCGAGTCCTATACAGTCAAGAAGCAATTGCCGAGGCGGCGCAACGCGTTGGTAAGCAATTAGCCCATGACTATGAAAATAAGACCCCGATTATTTTAGTTGTTTTAAAGGGTGCCGCCCTTTGGGCAGTAGATGTAATGCGATACATGGAATATACTGAGGTTGAGTTTATTAATGTGTCTAGCTATAATGGTGGAATTACTAGTTCTGGGGATGTATCTTTGGTAACTGATATTCAAAGTGATGTTAAAAACCGAGATGTCATTATTATGGAAGATATCGTGGATACTGGTCGCTCATTAAAATTTATGAAGGAATTGCTAGTGCAACGTGGTGCAAATAGCGTTAAAACAGCAAGCCTCCTTGATAAAAAGGAAGGGCGTGTCGTTAAAGAAGATGTGGAATACATTGGATTTGATGTTCCCAAGGCTTTTGTGGTTGGATATGGTCTTGATTATAGCGTAGATGATAAAGAACTCTACCGTAATTTACCATATGTTGGTATTTTGAAGAAGGAAGTTTACGCTCCGGAACATGCCGACCTAGTAGACCATGAAATAACCCCCACGCATTAG